In Cyclobacteriaceae bacterium, the DNA window CAGCACTCCAATGGCCAGATTTATCAGATAAGCATCAAGACCTATTTTCATCAAAATTTGCTTTCGTGATTCTTAAAGTATGTCAGTTTAAAAGGCGCGAATCTACCACATACAGGTTTGCCCCCGGTTTCACAGAAGATTTTCCAGACAAACAAATAGTTCGTTGCCATCGGGGTCTTCGATTTGAAGTACATCATATCCCCATCTGACTTTCTTCGTTGGAACGGAATGCTCTGCAACTTCTTTAAGCAGTTGGTCCACTCCATCGCGGGACAATTCAAGGAAAACACGAGATCGCCTGTTGTGAGTAGTGTCCTCACATAAAATGATCTCGCAACCCCCACGGTCGACCTGACACACTGTGCCCTTGCCATCTGCCTCATGCCATTTCTTTGTGAACCCAAGCTTGTCAACATAGAATGCTATTGCACTTTGTATGTCCGAGACAAAAAAGACCGGGCGCATGTACCACACGTGTTCAACAACCTCCTGGTTAGATTTTTCCATGTCCGTTTGCATAAACCTTTTACGTTGGATCCTTACCTAAATAAAAATAAACATTAAAAGGCAAATGAATGATGGCCTTTGCGACCGAAGCTCAAAGGTCTTTACAAGGTGCATGCACCGATACTACAGTGCTGAGACAAGGACAAGACAAAGGCAAACATCCGAGCGGAATAAGGGGGACATCGGTAGAACATCCGGGAGTTACAGGTAAAAAGTCTCGTTAAGGTCTCCATAAGGTCTCGATAAG includes these proteins:
- a CDS encoding bleomycin resistance family protein encodes the protein MEKSNQEVVEHVWYMRPVFFVSDIQSAIAFYVDKLGFTKKWHEADGKGTVCQVDRGGCEIILCEDTTHNRRSRVFLELSRDGVDQLLKEVAEHSVPTKKVRWGYDVLQIEDPDGNELFVCLENLL